One genomic segment of Thermodesulfobacterium sp. TA1 includes these proteins:
- a CDS encoding polysaccharide deacetylase family protein, whose product MKRLKRRDFLKILALSSLGSFFDTSAVFSENLKKTYQEESFPVLLYHEIAYEPLTDYTVTPEDFFSQMELLYSLGFKTILPDEIHTALTKKQRKVIITFDDGSYTFLEYAYPVLKSYDFKVVMNVIGSKVGKGWFISWDEYREIMKDGLLEIGCHSYDFHFLNWSKKLTLKDFERDLTRFKEEAYKYLKKEVTIFSSPLGETLTEGHVKVLEKLGFKYIFISEGKTLKSTYYNPNLNQRLIPRFNLNHYFNLQDFKNLVMKGEAL is encoded by the coding sequence ATGAAGAGACTTAAAAGAAGAGATTTTTTAAAGATATTAGCCTTGTCAAGTCTCGGTAGTTTTTTTGATACTTCTGCGGTTTTTTCTGAAAACCTCAAAAAAACCTATCAAGAAGAAAGTTTTCCTGTTTTACTCTATCACGAGATAGCCTATGAACCTCTTACCGATTATACCGTTACTCCAGAGGATTTTTTCTCTCAGATGGAACTGCTTTATTCTTTGGGATTTAAAACTATATTACCTGATGAGATACATACAGCTTTGACAAAAAAACAAAGAAAGGTAATAATTACTTTTGATGATGGCAGTTATACCTTTTTAGAATACGCCTATCCTGTGCTTAAGTCCTATGATTTTAAGGTAGTGATGAACGTGATAGGAAGTAAAGTAGGTAAAGGATGGTTTATAAGCTGGGACGAATATAGAGAAATAATGAAGGATGGACTACTTGAAATAGGTTGTCATAGCTATGATTTTCACTTTCTAAATTGGAGCAAAAAGTTAACTTTGAAAGATTTTGAGAGAGACCTTACAAGATTTAAAGAAGAAGCCTACAAATATTTAAAAAAAGAAGTTACCATTTTTTCTTCTCCTTTAGGAGAAACTTTAACAGAGGGGCATGTTAAGGTTTTAGAAAAACTTGGGTTTAAATATATATTTATTTCAGAAGGTAAAACCTTAAAGAGCACCTACTATAACCCCAATTTAAATCAAAGACTTATCCCAAGGTTTAACTTAAATCACTATTTTAACCTGCAGGATTTTAAGAACTTGGTAATGAAAGGAGAGGCCCTATGA
- a CDS encoding glycosyltransferase, which translates to MEILKDFLLGFNYFVGFYYFSLNSIYTLLLVLSFLSILDYLKYLRFYDFQELKVFPQLPPVSLIIPFYNEKEVILRTIDSALTLDYPYLEIILVNDGSTDETLEVLIEKLNLKKIPFFIYRERIKTSKVRGIYRSLSYPNLVVIDKERGGKSDALNCGLNFAQYPYVCTVDADSVLEKESLLRLARKIVESDVPVVALGGVVRVLNGVKLKEGNILAIELPKKALPLFQIVEYIRGFLFGRLGWERLKGTFILSGAFSLFNKEALFKVGGFNSITVTEDFEIIVRLHKHFREKKESYYIGFIPDPVCWTEVPETLSELSKQRRRWHLGLLQTFWLYKHMFLNPRYGRIGCLVMPLYFFEAVGSVVETIGYPTVFLSYLFGILSFEFLVLFLVLAIGYGVFLSVGGIFLEEMSFRRYPRWTHVFRLLLYGVAENFGYRQITSFFRFQATIQFLLGYRKWEVVKKSGRATQYES; encoded by the coding sequence ATGGAGATTTTAAAGGATTTTTTACTTGGGTTTAACTATTTTGTCGGTTTTTATTATTTTTCTTTAAACAGTATTTATACCCTGCTTTTAGTCCTATCTTTTTTGTCTATTCTTGATTATTTGAAATATCTTAGGTTTTATGATTTCCAAGAGTTAAAGGTTTTTCCACAACTTCCTCCTGTAAGCTTAATCATTCCTTTTTATAACGAAAAAGAGGTGATTTTAAGGACGATAGATTCAGCTTTAACCCTTGATTATCCTTATTTAGAGATCATCTTGGTTAATGATGGTTCTACAGATGAAACCTTGGAGGTTTTGATAGAAAAATTAAACTTAAAGAAAATACCTTTTTTTATCTACAGGGAAAGGATAAAAACTTCTAAGGTAAGAGGAATTTACCGTTCTTTATCTTATCCTAACCTTGTGGTCATAGATAAAGAAAGGGGAGGTAAATCTGACGCTTTAAACTGTGGGTTAAATTTTGCTCAATACCCCTATGTTTGCACCGTTGATGCAGACAGTGTGCTTGAAAAAGAGTCCCTTTTAAGGTTAGCGAGGAAAATCGTAGAAAGCGATGTCCCTGTGGTAGCTTTAGGCGGTGTAGTTAGGGTTTTAAATGGGGTAAAGTTAAAGGAAGGAAATATTTTAGCCATAGAACTTCCTAAAAAGGCTTTACCTCTTTTCCAGATAGTTGAATATATCAGAGGTTTTCTTTTTGGAAGGCTTGGTTGGGAAAGGCTTAAAGGGACTTTTATCCTTTCAGGTGCCTTTAGTCTTTTTAATAAGGAAGCCTTGTTTAAAGTAGGTGGTTTTAACAGTATTACCGTTACAGAAGATTTTGAAATAATAGTAAGGCTACACAAACATTTTAGAGAGAAAAAAGAATCCTATTACATAGGTTTTATCCCTGACCCTGTCTGTTGGACTGAGGTTCCAGAAACTTTATCTGAGTTATCTAAACAAAGAAGAAGATGGCACCTTGGGTTATTACAAACCTTTTGGTTGTATAAGCATATGTTTTTAAATCCAAGATATGGCAGGATAGGATGCCTGGTTATGCCCTTATATTTTTTTGAAGCGGTGGGTTCGGTGGTTGAGACCATAGGTTATCCTACGGTTTTTTTGAGCTACCTGTTTGGGATTTTAAGCTTTGAGTTCTTAGTTTTATTTTTAGTTTTAGCGATAGGCTATGGGGTTTTTCTTTCTGTAGGAGGTATTTTTTTAGAAGAAATGAGTTTTAGAAGATATCCTCGATGGACTCATGTGTTTAGGCTTCTTTTGTATGGGGTAGCAGAAAATTTTGGATATAGACAGATAACCAGTTTTTTTAGGTTCCAAGCAACGATACAGTTTTTATTAGGTTATAGAAAGTGGGAGGTCGTTAAAAAGTCTGGAAGAGCGACTCAATATGAAAGCTAA
- the ybgF gene encoding tol-pal system protein YbgF — MKRFLYLVFFGVSVLLGGCVASQDEIQTLKVKVLNLETTIQTQTQNQKAVEKELSQLRERVESLEKKLGEDLLLEIKTKALSELEDLKSSQAKLVSQVEDLSSSKEDLYKTFNKQSEELKTRIEALELKVKALEEKVASKPQESSQPSSNGSVSNQTAKVVSNATVETKPSEVKASTDETLQQGSLDRKEPSEIDLYNRAFDLYQQKKFDEAITAFKEYIQKYPKGKFLAQSYYWLGEIYYNKKAYEDAILSFQKVIETPGPATLKSSAMYKQALSFKALGDKDAYTILLKRIVKLYPTSKEAKEAKKLLGIK, encoded by the coding sequence ATGAAAAGGTTTCTATATCTGGTTTTTTTCGGGGTTAGTGTTTTATTAGGGGGATGTGTAGCTTCTCAAGATGAAATTCAAACTTTAAAAGTAAAGGTCCTTAATTTGGAAACCACCATTCAAACCCAAACACAAAACCAAAAGGCTGTAGAAAAAGAACTTAGTCAGTTAAGAGAAAGGGTAGAGAGTTTAGAAAAGAAATTAGGAGAGGATCTTCTGTTAGAGATAAAAACTAAGGCTTTATCAGAATTAGAGGATCTTAAATCCTCTCAGGCGAAACTTGTCTCTCAGGTAGAAGACCTTTCATCCTCAAAGGAAGATTTATATAAGACCTTTAACAAGCAGTCTGAAGAACTTAAAACCAGAATAGAGGCTCTTGAGCTTAAAGTAAAAGCGTTAGAAGAAAAAGTCGCTTCCAAACCACAAGAATCTTCTCAACCCTCATCTAACGGGTCCGTTTCTAATCAAACAGCCAAGGTAGTTTCTAACGCAACCGTAGAAACTAAACCCTCAGAGGTTAAGGCCTCAACCGATGAAACCTTACAGCAAGGGTCCTTAGATAGAAAGGAGCCTTCTGAGATAGACCTTTACAATCGAGCCTTTGACCTTTATCAACAGAAAAAGTTCGATGAAGCTATAACAGCTTTTAAAGAGTATATCCAAAAATATCCTAAAGGTAAGTTTTTAGCCCAAAGTTATTACTGGCTTGGTGAAATTTATTATAACAAAAAAGCCTATGAAGATGCCATTCTTTCTTTTCAAAAGGTGATAGAAACTCCAGGACCAGCCACTTTAAAGTCCTCAGCTATGTATAAACAAGCTTTAAGCTTTAAAGCTTTGGGAGACAAGGATGCTTATACTATTTTACTAAAACGTATCGTTAAATTATACCCAACAAGCAAAGAGGCTAAAGAAGCTAAAAAACTTTTAGGTATAAAGTAG
- a CDS encoding universal stress protein, with the protein MVEIKNILVPVDFSEVSEFVAEWAKDFAKKLNAKVHVVFVLEDFAAYEGLYGSIKTLTDLENVLLESAQKSMEEFIKKHFADYPEAQSIIVKGDVVEKIIETGQKLQADLIIMGTHGRKGLDKILFGSVANGVVKNSPIPVLTINPYRLKKG; encoded by the coding sequence ATGGTCGAAATTAAAAACATATTAGTACCTGTAGATTTTTCTGAGGTTTCTGAGTTTGTGGCTGAATGGGCTAAAGATTTCGCCAAAAAACTTAACGCCAAGGTTCATGTAGTGTTTGTATTAGAAGATTTTGCTGCCTATGAAGGGCTTTATGGCTCGATAAAAACTCTGACAGACCTTGAAAACGTTCTTTTAGAAAGTGCTCAAAAGTCTATGGAAGAGTTTATAAAAAAACACTTTGCCGACTATCCTGAGGCTCAATCCATCATAGTTAAAGGAGATGTGGTAGAAAAAATCATCGAAACAGGACAAAAACTACAGGCAGACCTTATCATCATGGGAACCCACGGAAGAAAAGGGCTTGATAAAATCCTTTTCGGAAGCGTAGCTAATGGAGTGGTGAAAAACTCTCCTATTCCAGTTTTAACCATTAACCCCTATAGACTTAAAAAAGGTTAA
- a CDS encoding tetratricopeptide repeat protein, which yields MKANEYLSLGQEALNRKDYQEAVNLFKEAINQGEKKEVWAGLAEAYYLLNDLPSAIWAYHKLLEIDPENEKAKLKIEEIAEQLKTLQPKKSTQRIKFKAEEDFLWIKRQERWEKFFIKGVNLGLSLPGYFPGEYPIKMETYLKWFSLIYEMGVNTIRVYALQSPGFYQALFEFNQDEPKLFLLQGIWYEPEKAEDLEDERFLKRLKEHLKDVVDAIHGNTTLPEKPGLPSGRYLWDVSPYLLGYLFGREPEACLVKAYNELYERKTQDFYGKYLYVEKGNPFEVWNAKILDHLLTYSYETYQSIPLVSVVNWITLDPLEHPTESHIEEEEAFFTGRRPNLKRCNENEDMEVFDTFKIKSSFNCFFSSYHIYPYYPDFMNYEFLEEKRPYLAYLKRLKARHQGQALVVAEFGIPTSRASAHWHPHGWTHGGKNEVEQGKILVEMIKDIKEAGYAGYAIFSWTDEWFKVNWLFMNYYLPRDRKRLWFNLQDPEENYGLVEVYPGYPKKKITLEGNLKEWEDAFTVYKTNKSLTQEGEIKSIRLTHDEGFLYLLIETYKKIDFKKVNFLVGIDTGYQEYGEFVFPLDIDLISPVGLKFLIHLAGKNSSRILVASAYNKMLSHGKFFSPKKEVFPQKSLEGKWSLVLCKTNMRRITKDFKRFFGPKFFNLSMLRFGSLKPESKDFNSLADFYVKDNLIEVRLPWELLNFSDPSSRKMFWKEGNNLYKQSDGIRVVAISYKPDLENPPRALKLLDFVPQPFTKEQVKTYLWDGWEMPSFHTRLKKSYFILKRYLKNEET from the coding sequence ATGAAAGCTAATGAATATTTATCTCTTGGACAAGAGGCTTTAAACAGAAAGGACTATCAAGAAGCAGTTAACCTTTTCAAAGAAGCTATAAACCAAGGGGAGAAAAAAGAGGTATGGGCTGGACTTGCCGAGGCATACTATCTTTTAAACGATTTGCCATCGGCTATTTGGGCTTACCATAAACTTCTTGAGATAGACCCAGAAAACGAAAAGGCCAAGCTTAAAATAGAAGAGATTGCCGAGCAACTAAAGACATTGCAGCCTAAAAAGTCAACCCAGCGGATAAAATTTAAAGCTGAAGAAGATTTCCTCTGGATTAAAAGGCAAGAGCGTTGGGAAAAATTTTTTATTAAAGGGGTTAACCTTGGTCTAAGTCTTCCTGGTTATTTTCCCGGAGAATATCCTATTAAAATGGAAACCTATTTAAAATGGTTTAGCCTTATTTATGAGATGGGGGTAAACACCATAAGGGTTTATGCCCTTCAATCTCCTGGATTTTACCAAGCTTTGTTTGAATTCAACCAGGATGAGCCTAAACTCTTTTTGTTGCAAGGAATATGGTATGAACCTGAAAAGGCAGAAGACCTTGAGGATGAAAGGTTTTTAAAAAGACTAAAGGAGCATCTAAAAGATGTAGTTGATGCTATTCATGGAAATACCACTTTACCAGAAAAACCAGGGTTGCCTTCAGGAAGATATCTATGGGATGTCTCCCCCTATTTATTAGGATATCTTTTTGGAAGGGAGCCTGAAGCCTGCTTAGTCAAAGCTTATAACGAACTTTATGAAAGAAAAACCCAAGATTTTTATGGAAAATATCTTTATGTAGAAAAGGGAAATCCTTTTGAGGTTTGGAACGCAAAAATTTTAGACCACCTTTTAACCTATTCTTATGAAACCTACCAGAGTATACCTCTTGTTTCAGTAGTAAACTGGATTACCCTTGACCCTTTAGAGCATCCTACTGAATCTCACATAGAAGAAGAAGAGGCCTTTTTTACAGGAAGAAGACCTAACCTTAAAAGATGTAATGAAAACGAGGACATGGAGGTTTTTGATACTTTTAAGATAAAAAGTAGTTTTAACTGTTTTTTTTCTTCTTATCATATTTATCCTTACTACCCGGATTTTATGAACTATGAATTTTTAGAGGAAAAACGACCTTATTTAGCCTATCTTAAACGTTTAAAAGCGCGTCACCAAGGACAGGCTTTGGTGGTTGCAGAGTTTGGAATACCAACCAGTAGGGCTTCAGCCCATTGGCACCCACATGGCTGGACCCATGGAGGTAAAAACGAAGTTGAGCAAGGCAAAATTTTAGTAGAAATGATAAAAGACATAAAAGAGGCAGGGTATGCAGGTTATGCGATTTTTAGCTGGACTGATGAATGGTTTAAAGTAAACTGGCTTTTTATGAACTATTACTTACCGAGAGACCGAAAACGTCTTTGGTTTAACCTACAAGACCCTGAAGAAAACTATGGATTGGTTGAGGTTTATCCAGGTTATCCTAAGAAAAAAATCACTTTAGAAGGGAATCTTAAAGAATGGGAAGACGCTTTTACCGTTTATAAAACAAACAAATCCCTAACCCAAGAGGGAGAGATAAAATCAATAAGATTAACCCATGACGAAGGGTTTTTATACCTTTTGATAGAAACTTATAAAAAGATAGATTTTAAAAAGGTAAATTTTTTGGTGGGAATAGATACTGGATATCAAGAATATGGAGAATTTGTCTTTCCTTTGGATATAGACCTTATTTCTCCTGTGGGACTTAAGTTTTTAATTCATCTTGCAGGAAAAAATAGTTCAAGAATCCTTGTTGCCTCTGCTTATAATAAAATGCTTTCTCACGGTAAGTTTTTTTCTCCAAAGAAAGAGGTATTTCCTCAGAAAAGTTTAGAAGGAAAATGGAGTTTAGTCTTGTGTAAAACTAACATGAGACGTATAACCAAGGATTTTAAGAGATTTTTTGGTCCCAAATTTTTTAATTTAAGTATGTTAAGGTTTGGTAGCCTTAAACCTGAAAGCAAAGATTTTAACTCTTTAGCAGATTTTTATGTTAAAGATAATCTAATAGAGGTAAGACTTCCTTGGGAGCTTTTAAATTTTTCTGACCCAAGCTCAAGAAAGATGTTTTGGAAAGAAGGAAATAATCTATATAAACAATCTGACGGGATAAGGGTGGTAGCGATAAGTTATAAGCCTGACCTGGAAAACCCTCCCAGGGCTTTAAAACTGTTAGACTTTGTGCCTCAACCTTTTACTAAAGAGCAGGTTAAAACCTATTTATGGGATGGATGGGAGATGCCTTCGTTTCACACCCGCCTAAAAAAGAGTTATTTTATCTTAAAAAGGTATTTGAAAAATGAAGAGACTTAA
- a CDS encoding formyltransferase family protein produces the protein MSYKTIGWFTTGRDKAALDLLRIVYTEIKRENIPAKLAYVFVSKAPDEGEWAERLIKEATEEMQLRVIWFSAERFKPELRKTQRDFWRKEYHEEVLKRLDLEIDFGVLAGYMWITSEEFCKRLKLINLHPSLPGGPKGSWQEVIWQLISARAMETGAMIHRVTPELDEGPALTYFRLNLRTPEFIPLWKETELKLLKHHLSGLKKLEGEKNPLFVKIREEEVKRELPLLVFTLKYLCEEKLGVETETPLDLTQEVEKNLTAFTIE, from the coding sequence ATGAGTTATAAAACGATCGGTTGGTTTACTACCGGAAGGGATAAGGCAGCCCTTGACCTTTTAAGGATTGTCTATACAGAAATAAAAAGAGAAAACATTCCTGCCAAACTTGCTTATGTGTTTGTAAGTAAGGCTCCAGATGAGGGAGAGTGGGCAGAAAGATTGATAAAAGAAGCTACAGAAGAGATGCAACTTAGGGTTATTTGGTTTTCTGCAGAAAGGTTTAAGCCTGAGCTTAGAAAAACTCAAAGAGACTTTTGGAGAAAGGAATATCACGAAGAAGTGCTGAAAAGGCTTGATTTAGAGATAGATTTTGGCGTACTTGCAGGTTATATGTGGATAACTTCTGAAGAGTTTTGTAAACGTTTAAAACTGATAAACCTACATCCCTCTTTACCAGGAGGTCCTAAAGGTTCCTGGCAAGAGGTTATTTGGCAGCTTATCAGCGCAAGGGCCATGGAAACAGGGGCTATGATCCATCGGGTAACCCCAGAACTTGACGAAGGACCAGCTCTTACCTACTTCAGGTTAAACCTTCGTACGCCTGAGTTTATTCCTTTATGGAAAGAAACCGAACTTAAATTGCTTAAACATCATCTTTCAGGGTTGAAAAAACTTGAAGGAGAAAAAAATCCACTTTTTGTAAAAATTAGAGAGGAAGAAGTCAAAAGAGAGTTGCCTTTACTGGTGTTTACTTTAAAATATCTGTGTGAGGAAAAGTTAGGTGTTGAAACAGAAACCCCGTTAGACCTAACACAAGAGGTAGAAAAAAACCTGACGGCTTTTACTATAGAATAA
- a CDS encoding IS110 family transposase yields the protein MTHYIGVDISKDNFHFCILNHEAKTLSSGKLSMSLQGFSDFFNLLKTLSDPIVVMESSGRFHIPLYCFLVEKDIQTFILNPKIVHRFFEFISANNPSKYDTKDAKILALFALNNPEFLKSYPENSELRSASRLIQKLKHELAEAKTQIKYALTVLFPEAEKHFNIYSHSFLNILLKFPSAKTLKKAKPNEISEIIKSSVPKGKTPSFSPDEVINLAKNSIGVDNPYLSQTLIIYIEKLFFLEPRIKKLEEMLVEKMDEDQQEQIKLISSIKGISSKLASLFLAEIRDVKRFSNAKKLIKFAGTDPVTKQSGKYKAKMSISKQGSSFLRNVLFQMAVGVVKWNFYFRSYFIRKKKNFGSYKKAMIAVVNKLIRVIYAICRKKTFFNPAFSKFPVLEVSHV from the coding sequence ATGACCCATTACATCGGTGTTGACATTTCTAAAGATAACTTCCACTTCTGCATCCTTAACCATGAAGCTAAAACCCTCTCCTCCGGCAAACTCTCTATGTCTCTTCAAGGCTTCTCTGATTTCTTTAACCTTCTCAAAACCCTCTCTGACCCTATCGTTGTTATGGAATCCTCTGGTAGGTTCCACATCCCCCTTTACTGCTTCCTCGTTGAAAAAGATATCCAAACCTTCATCCTTAACCCTAAAATCGTCCACAGATTCTTTGAATTTATCTCCGCTAACAACCCCTCTAAATACGACACAAAAGATGCCAAAATCCTTGCACTCTTCGCTCTTAATAACCCTGAATTCCTTAAATCCTATCCTGAAAACTCTGAACTCCGTAGTGCTTCTCGTCTTATCCAAAAACTTAAACATGAACTTGCTGAAGCTAAAACTCAAATCAAATACGCCCTCACTGTTCTTTTCCCAGAAGCTGAAAAGCACTTTAATATTTACTCCCACTCCTTCCTTAACATACTCCTTAAATTCCCCTCTGCTAAAACCCTTAAAAAAGCTAAACCAAATGAAATTTCCGAAATTATTAAATCCTCTGTTCCTAAAGGTAAAACCCCTTCCTTTTCTCCCGATGAAGTCATAAACCTTGCTAAAAACTCTATCGGGGTTGACAATCCTTATCTCTCTCAAACTCTTATCATCTACATCGAAAAACTCTTTTTCCTTGAGCCAAGAATAAAAAAGCTTGAAGAGATGCTTGTAGAGAAAATGGATGAAGACCAGCAAGAACAAATTAAGCTCATTTCCTCTATAAAAGGTATTTCCTCTAAACTTGCAAGTCTCTTTTTGGCTGAAATCAGAGACGTAAAAAGATTTTCTAATGCCAAAAAGCTCATAAAGTTTGCGGGCACAGACCCAGTAACAAAACAATCTGGTAAGTATAAAGCTAAGATGAGCATATCTAAGCAAGGGTCGAGCTTTCTCAGAAATGTTCTTTTCCAGATGGCGGTAGGTGTAGTAAAATGGAATTTTTACTTCAGATCCTATTTTATACGTAAGAAGAAAAACTTTGGCAGTTATAAGAAAGCTATGATAGCAGTTGTAAACAAACTTATAAGAGTTATCTATGCAATTTGTAGAAAAAAAACTTTCTTTAATCCTGCTTTTTCTAAGTTCCCTGTTCTGGAGGTCTCTCATGTTTAA
- the hcp gene encoding hydroxylamine reductase: MFCNQCEQTAAGKACTVKGVCGKTPETDLLQDLLIYNLAGLSEAYLLAHPKGYNAPEVDFFIMEGMFATLTNVNFDPESIKAYIEEASSLREKIENAYQVKSSLDKIPNLDLDELIDLAKKYEIDPRFKEVWGEDIFSLKLCVLYGLKGIAAYAYHAHKLGVWDQEVYHKFKQLLVNIYQEKGDIESWVKKALATGEINLKVMELLDQANTQTFGHPVPTKVPLGTKAGKAILVSGHDLEDLYELLKQTEGKGIYVYTHGEMLPAHGYPELKKFPHLYGNYGTAWQNQQKEFATFPGPIVMTTNCLMPPKEEYKDKVFTLGPVGFPGITHIKGKNFSPVIEKALAMPGFTEDRPDKEIWVGFARNAILSAAEKLIDLVKSGKVKHFFLVGGCDGAKPGRNYYTKFVELVPRDAFILTLACGKYRFYDKDLGDIEGIPRLLDVGQCNDAYSAIQIALALSQAFGVGVNDLPLSLVVSWYEQKAVAILLTLLYLGIKNIFLGPSLPAFLSENVLNFLVENYNIRLISEPEEDLKMMLKA, encoded by the coding sequence ATGTTTTGTAATCAGTGTGAACAAACCGCAGCAGGAAAGGCTTGCACGGTAAAAGGGGTATGTGGTAAAACCCCTGAAACTGACCTTTTACAAGACCTTTTAATCTATAACCTGGCAGGTCTTTCAGAGGCTTATCTATTAGCCCATCCTAAAGGATATAACGCACCAGAGGTAGACTTTTTTATCATGGAAGGGATGTTTGCAACCCTTACTAACGTTAATTTTGACCCTGAAAGTATTAAGGCTTACATAGAAGAAGCCTCATCCCTTAGAGAAAAGATTGAAAATGCCTATCAAGTAAAATCTTCGTTAGATAAAATTCCTAACTTAGACCTTGATGAACTTATTGATCTTGCTAAAAAATACGAAATAGACCCAAGGTTTAAAGAGGTCTGGGGAGAAGATATCTTTTCTCTAAAGCTCTGTGTACTTTATGGTTTAAAAGGAATAGCCGCCTATGCCTATCATGCCCATAAATTAGGGGTATGGGACCAAGAAGTATACCATAAATTCAAACAGCTTTTGGTAAACATCTATCAAGAAAAAGGAGACATAGAAAGTTGGGTAAAAAAGGCTTTAGCTACCGGAGAGATAAACCTAAAGGTAATGGAGCTTCTTGACCAAGCAAACACCCAAACCTTTGGTCACCCAGTGCCTACAAAGGTTCCTCTCGGTACTAAAGCTGGTAAAGCTATCTTAGTCTCTGGGCATGACTTAGAAGACCTTTATGAACTGCTTAAACAGACCGAAGGAAAAGGAATTTACGTTTATACCCACGGAGAGATGCTTCCAGCCCACGGATATCCTGAGCTAAAAAAGTTTCCCCATCTTTATGGAAATTATGGAACAGCCTGGCAAAACCAGCAAAAAGAATTTGCAACCTTCCCCGGGCCTATTGTGATGACTACTAACTGCCTTATGCCCCCTAAGGAGGAATATAAAGATAAAGTTTTTACCTTAGGACCGGTTGGATTTCCAGGGATAACTCATATAAAAGGGAAAAATTTTTCTCCAGTCATAGAAAAAGCCCTTGCCATGCCAGGTTTTACAGAAGATAGACCTGATAAAGAAATCTGGGTAGGGTTTGCCAGAAACGCCATCCTTTCTGCAGCAGAAAAGTTGATAGACCTCGTTAAATCGGGTAAGGTAAAACATTTCTTTTTAGTAGGTGGTTGCGACGGAGCCAAACCAGGGCGTAATTACTATACTAAATTTGTAGAATTGGTCCCCAGGGATGCCTTTATTCTTACCCTTGCCTGTGGAAAATACCGATTTTATGATAAAGATTTGGGGGATATAGAAGGTATACCCAGGCTGCTTGATGTAGGACAGTGTAACGACGCCTATTCTGCCATTCAGATAGCCTTAGCCTTGAGTCAAGCCTTTGGGGTAGGTGTAAACGACCTTCCCCTTTCCTTGGTTGTCTCCTGGTACGAACAAAAAGCTGTAGCCATCCTTCTTACCCTCTTATATCTCGGAATTAAAAACATCTTTCTTGGACCAAGCCTTCCAGCCTTTCTATCTGAAAACGTCTTAAACTTCTTAGTAGAAAACTACAATATAAGACTCATTTCAGAACCTGAAGAAGACTTAAAAATGATGCTTAAGGCTTAA
- a CDS encoding HEAT repeat domain-containing protein — protein MVFTMNVLLVMILSVFMVSIFLVGYDFLKRFLTQIKHQRLDQARAYFTKVFSEAFQSSSLNLEEFKNKLNFFSPLKKQALLEVMLEFFPKMPDKIGVLAQNFGFIKEYEDKLNSSKPYIRGEAFRILESFLSKESLAKMLEALKKEKHPEVAFVGFLSCCKLLNTIHFKTFLQLLYEKQREGVLNLRCVSLIITEFVERFKEKASFAVYDFLKEGSYSVSFRIGLLDGIYYAKHLDETLLKIVKDQLTFEDPEILAKALKVLSKIEKIALEDVLPFLKHPAWFVRLSALKVLGKNIRPEIVEYIVPLLEDENALVRKEAAKVLFKLPEEAVIINLPNFLQIKDPYGRDAVVGEMVISGFWERLKEGRFKETLKDYVEKIKSLLQLHYKLA, from the coding sequence ATGGTTTTTACGATGAACGTTTTATTGGTGATGATTTTATCGGTTTTTATGGTTAGTATTTTTTTAGTAGGTTATGATTTTTTGAAAAGATTTTTAACTCAGATAAAACATCAAAGGTTAGACCAAGCTCGTGCATATTTTACTAAAGTTTTTTCAGAAGCGTTTCAGTCTTCTTCTTTAAACCTTGAGGAATTTAAAAACAAACTTAATTTTTTTTCACCTTTAAAAAAACAGGCACTCTTAGAGGTAATGTTAGAGTTTTTTCCTAAGATGCCTGATAAAATAGGAGTGCTTGCCCAAAATTTTGGTTTTATAAAGGAGTACGAAGATAAACTTAACTCTTCTAAGCCTTATATAAGAGGAGAGGCCTTTAGGATACTTGAGAGTTTTCTTTCAAAAGAAAGTTTAGCAAAGATGCTTGAAGCTTTAAAAAAAGAGAAACATCCAGAAGTAGCTTTTGTAGGCTTTTTAAGCTGTTGTAAACTTCTTAATACTATACATTTTAAAACCTTTTTACAACTTCTTTATGAAAAGCAAAGGGAAGGGGTTTTGAATTTAAGGTGTGTTAGCTTAATCATAACCGAGTTTGTAGAGAGATTTAAAGAAAAGGCAAGTTTTGCTGTTTACGATTTTTTAAAAGAAGGCAGCTATTCCGTATCTTTTAGGATAGGGCTTTTAGACGGGATTTATTATGCTAAACATTTAGATGAAACCTTGCTTAAGATAGTTAAGGATCAACTTACCTTTGAAGATCCAGAAATTTTGGCCAAGGCTTTAAAAGTATTAAGCAAGATTGAGAAAATAGCTTTAGAGGACGTTCTTCCTTTCCTTAAACATCCTGCTTGGTTTGTAAGGTTGTCTGCTTTAAAGGTTTTGGGAAAAAACATAAGACCAGAAATAGTAGAATATATCGTCCCTCTTTTAGAGGATGAAAACGCTTTAGTAAGAAAAGAGGCTGCTAAGGTTTTGTTTAAACTACCTGAAGAAGCAGTAATTATTAATCTACCTAATTTTCTTCAGATTAAAGATCCTTATGGTAGAGATGCGGTGGTTGGGGAGATGGTGATAAGCGGTTTTTGGGAGAGATTAAAGGAAGGTAGGTTTAAAGAAACGTTAAAGGATTATGTGGAAAAAATAAAGAGCCTTTTGCAGTTGCATTATAAATTAGCATAA